Proteins from one Ranitomeya variabilis isolate aRanVar5 chromosome 1, aRanVar5.hap1, whole genome shotgun sequence genomic window:
- the LOC143765744 gene encoding protein DVR-1-like: MQWLTLGVFLSVVVPLIMDSEMSLTEEMFLRSLGFPAKPNPVSPPPIPSILWKIFNRRMDSSAHKKKQDLCFLEEFNVPGSTVRVFPDQGQLVPRSSDQPSNLCLKKRLFFKVSIIEKEEQVTMSKLEVRFGKNAYYGQTFDLRLYRILQISLRGMGDQRSSRKLLAAQSFRLLHRSLYVNLTDVCQIWRAPHKNFGLDLEILHRKDGTLDDCPDVQSFLYTSLLMVTLNPLQCKKSRKKRSYGNLPFLASNICKKRRFYVEFRHVGWQNWVIAPRGYLANDCYGECPYPLAEILNGSNHAILQALAHSLDPEDIPLPCCVPTKMSPISMLFYDNNDNVVLKHYENMSVDECGCR, from the exons ATGCAGTGGCTCACACTGGGGGTCTTTCTGTCTGTGGTTGTCCCATTGATAATGGATTCTGAGATGAGTCTCACTGAAGAAATGTTCTTAAGAAGCTTAGGGTTCCCAGCTAAGCCaaatcctgtctctcctcctcctataCCTTCTATATTGTGGAAGATCTTCAACCGGAGGATGGATAGCTCAGCCCACAAGAAGAAACAAGATTTATGCTTTTTGGAAGAGTTCAATGTCCCTGGTAGTACTGTCCGAGTCTTTCCTGATCAAG GTCAACTTGTTCCTCGGTCTTCAGATCAGCCTTCAAACCTCTGTTTGAAAAAGAGACTGTTTTTCAAAGTTTCTATAATTGAAAAAGAAGAGCAGGTAACCATGAGTAAGTTGGAAGTAAGGTTTGGCAAAAATGCCTACTACGGCCAAACATTTGACTTGCGGCTATACAGAATTCTACAAATATCATTGAGAGGAATGGGTGATCAGAGGAGCAGCAGAAAACTTCTGGCCGCACAAAGTTTCCGTCTCCTTCACAGGTCTCTATACGTTAACCTGACAGATGTTTGCcaaatttggagagcccctcataagAACTTTGGATTGGATCTGGAGATTTTGCATAGAAAAGATGGTACATTGGATGACTGTCCGGATGTACAAAGCTTTCTCTATACCTCTCTGCTTATGGTGACCCTGAATCCACTACAGTGTAAGAAGTCCCGAAAAAAGAGAAGTTATGGCAATCTTCCCTTTCTGGCTAGCAATATCTGTAAAAAGAGACGCTTCTATGTTGAATTTAGACATGTGGGATGGCAGAACTGGGTAATAGCACCTCGAGGGTACTTGGCTAATGACTGTTATGGAGAATGTCCATATCCTCTGGCAGAGATACTAAATGGATCTAACCATGCAATTTTACAAGCTCTGGCACATTCTCTTGATCCCGAAGATATTCCACTACCCTGCTGTGTACCAACAAAGATGTCGCCCATCTCCATGTTATTCTATGATAATAATGACAATGTGGTCCTGAAACACTATGAGAATATGTCCGTGGATGAATGTGGCTGCAGGTGA